The genomic DNA TGCCCCTCACACGCCCCAGGCGCCATCACCTCGGATTGTCATGTTCATGAGCAAGCACGTCACAGCACCGGCGCTCGCGGTCGACGTCCGCGAGCTGCTCCAGAAGCCCGGGGCGCACCGCCACGTGGTGGTGGGCGCCCCCCTCGACGACCTGGCGACCCCGGTCGCCTCGGTCCCGCCCGACCGGCCCGTCACCGTCGACGCCGAGGTCGAGAGCGTGGTCGAGGGGCTGCTGGTCACCGGCAAGGTCAGCGCCACCGCGGTGGTCCGCTGCGTCCGCTGCCTGCGCGACCTTGACCATGAGGTGGAGGTCGAGGTGCGCGAGCTGTTCGCCCTCGAGCCCGGCGAGGACGAGGACGAGGGCTACGCCGTGCTGCCCGACGACCGCCTGCCCCTCGACACCATGGCCAGGGACGCGCTCGTGCTCGCCTTCCCGGCCTTCCCGCTGTGCCGCCCCGACTGCGCCGGCCTCTGCCCCGTCTGCGGCGCCGACCGCAACAGCACCGACTGCGGGCACGGCGGGGCCGACGACATCGATCCCCGCTGGGCCGGCCTGGCCGACCTGC from Actinomycetota bacterium includes the following:
- a CDS encoding YceD family protein, producing the protein MSKHVTAPALAVDVRELLQKPGAHRHVVVGAPLDDLATPVASVPPDRPVTVDAEVESVVEGLLVTGKVSATAVVRCVRCLRDLDHEVEVEVRELFALEPGEDEDEGYAVLPDDRLPLDTMARDALVLAFPAFPLCRPDCAGLCPVCGADRNSTDCGHGGADDIDPRWAGLADLRTSIQEEDDARPQA